In the genome of Cercospora beticola chromosome 2, complete sequence, one region contains:
- a CDS encoding mitochondrial 37S ribosomal protein uS14m (BUSCO:EOG09265D7J) has protein sequence MTKFAPFRPARLDLSCFINNKVIRDHTKRKVFEQNEPERQALRYIIRNTSLPQRTRAQAQLQLTQMHCYTRPTQIKNRCTMGGKGRGVFQDFRMARYQFRMNALAGRIPGVKKASW, from the exons ATGACCAAGTTCGCGCCCTTCCGACCGGCTAGGCTGGACCTCTCCTgcttcatcaacaacaaagtCATCCGCGATCACACCAAACGCAAAGTCTTCGAGCAGAACGAGCCCGAACGACAAGCGCTGCGATACATCATCCGAAATACCTCATTACCGCAACGAACGCGAGCGCAGGCACAGCTACAATTGACGCAGATGCACTGTTATACACGGCCCACGCAGATCAAAAATCGGTGTACGATGGGAGGGAAAGGAAGGGGTGTCTTCCAGGACTTCAGGATGGCGCGG TACCAATTCCGAATGAACGCGCTGGCAGGAAGGATACCtggtgtgaagaaggcgagctGGTGA